From a single Salmo salar chromosome ssa22, Ssal_v3.1, whole genome shotgun sequence genomic region:
- the LOC106583344 gene encoding probable nuclear hormone receptor HR38, with product MPCVQTQYGTVPYDNNYFISEFLNPDLSAKPAMDVGAQRDQLTASSLPSINTLVGSGYVGEFDAYSCQITTSASNASSGPAAGGSSSPQAQHSAFKLDDLQVYGCYPGSFALSYLDETLSSCGSDYYGSPASATASPPTPGFQSQPGSAWDSPFSPYSPGPGFWVADKSGLAQQPSFFTFTPPVEQHSPLGQHQGPQQGEEDPFFQPSQQHPSPLHYTPLSLDQVSLDSPGFTEGPMLSPKIGSPGANEGRCAVCGDNASCQHYGVRTCEGCKGFFKRTVQKNAKYVCLANKDCPVDKRRRNRCQFCRFQKCLVVGMVKEVVRTDSLKGRRGRLPSKPKTVPESASTTPPINIITSLVRAHIDSNPAIGKLDYSKYHETVASLSEKEDANDIQQFYDLLTGTMDVLRKWAETIPGFTAFCPEDQELLLESAFVELFILRLAYRSSPEKNKLIFCNGVVLHRMQCVRGFGDWIDSIMDFSQSLHRMNLDVSSFACLAALVIITDRHGLKEPKRVEEFQNRLITCLRDHVTGSGSDAGRPQPNFLSRLLGKLPELRTLCTQGLQRIFYLKLEDLVPPPPIVDKIFMDTLPF from the exons ATGCCCTGTGTTCAAACTCAGTATGGAACTGTGCCCTACGACAACAACTACTTTATCTCTGAGTTCCTGAACCCTGACCTCAGTGCTAAGCCAGCCATGGACGTCGGTGCCCAGCGGGACCAGCTCACCGCCTCCTCCCTCCCCAGCATCAACACCCTGGTGGGCAGCGGCTACGTGGGCGAGTTTGATGCCTACTCCTGCCAGATCACTACCTCTGCCTCCAATGCCTCCTCCGGCCCCGCGGCCGGCGGCAGCTCCAGCCCTCAGGCTCAGCACTCAGCCTTCAAACTGGACGACCTCCAGGTGTACGGCTGCTACCCGGGCTCCTTTGCCCTCAGCTACCTCGACGAGACGCTGTCCTCCTGCGGCTCCGATTACTATGGCAGCCCTGCATCGGCCACCGCCTCCCCACCCACCCCGGGCTTCCAGAGCCAGCCTGGCTCGGCCTGGGACTCCCCCTTCAGCCCCTACTCCCCAGGCCCTGGGTTCTGGGTGGCTGATAAGTCAGGCCTAGCTCAGCAGCCCTCCTTCTTCACCTTCACCCCCCCGGtggagcagcactcccccctggGGCAGCATCAGGGCCCCCAGCAAGGTGAGGAGGACCCTTTCTTCCAGCCCTCACAGCagcacccctcccctctccattacACACCCTTATCCCTGGACCAGGTGTCCCTGGACAGCCCCGGGTTCACGGAGGGGCCTATGTTGTCCCCTAAGATCGGCAGCCCCGGGGCCAACGAGGGTCGCTGTGCGGTGTGTGGGGACAACGCCTCCTGTCAGCACTACGGAGTCCGCACCTGTGAGGGCTGCAAGGGCTTCTTTAAG CGAACTGTACAGAAGAATGCTAAATACGTGTGCCTAGCCAACAAAGACTGTCCAGTAGACAAGCGGCGGAGGAACCGGTGCCAATTCTGCCGTTTCCAGAAGTGCCTTGTGGTGGGAATGGTGAAAGAAG TCGTCCGCACAGACAGCCTGAAAGGTCGCAGGGGTCGTCTGCCCTCTAAACCCAAGACTGTACCAGAGTCAGCGTCCACCACCCCACCCATCAACATCATCACCTCTCTTGTCAGGGCTCACATAGACTCCAACCCCGCCATCGGAAAACTGGACTACTCCAAG TACCATGAGACAGTGGCCAGCCTATCAGAGAAAGAGGATGCCAACGACATCCAGCAGTTCTACGACCTGCTGACTGGCACCATGGATGTGCTGCGGAAATGGGCCGAGACCATCCCAGGATTCACCGCCTTCTGCCCAGAAGACCAGGAGCTGCTCCTGGAATCTGCTTTCGTGGAACTCTTCATCCTCCGGCTAGCATACAG GTCGAGTCCTGAGAAGAACAAGCTGATCTTCTGCAATGGTGTGGTACTTCACCGTATGCAGTGTGTGAGGGGCTTTGGCGACTGGATCGACTCCATCATGGACTTCTCCCAGAGCCTCCACCGCATGAACCTGGACGTGTCCTCATTCGCCTGCCTCGCAGCACTCGTCATCATCACAG ATCGCCATGGCCTTAAAGAGCCCAAACGGGTGGAGGAGTTCCAGAACCGCCTCATAACCTGTCTGAGGGACCACGTGACTGGCAGTGGCTCCGACGCGGGGCGGCCCCAGCCCAACTTCCTGTCCCGTCTGCTAGGGAAGCTCCCCGAACTGCGCACCCTCTGCACCCAGGGCCTGCAGCGCATCTTCTACCTGAAGCTGGAGGACCTGGTCCCCCCACCACCCATCGTAGATAAAATCTTCATGGATACCTTACCTTTCTGA